A single Stigmatopora argus isolate UIUO_Sarg chromosome 7, RoL_Sarg_1.0, whole genome shotgun sequence DNA region contains:
- the LOC144077004 gene encoding calmodulin-regulated spectrin-associated protein 3-like isoform X1: MNEYMIVFLPYSIVSCLCHLAMERGRYFQNCIDDGPCFHQQTLPLFPSVSIHLALPASLPPSLHPPTLFLLLLLLLLLLLVPIAVLFRAPLSAAAMVDSGPGDASTAAVEIPPLERCDFQRAKIRASLRWLLCKAYGGAENVPSELREPLGKDQHDQERLKPAVVRLLVSAEIYSRAAGVLLRARGAPATAPSDGCSLLQFLTKKGVAPQVHDVDVGEDDLARAPVDMKAHLAVMDSLMSLAAGEIVDRVEMAAEAGQMGAGAPWENALLFWVNRLNQKLRESTEEEESPPRAPSADPQPCQETGPPTRWYWKLVPHAIAFCLKESGNKPAVIRYRKDKVQSKLTPTFPLVTAVKDLSNGCALAAVMHFYCPSVLALEDVCLKDTMSVADSLYNLQLIQEFCENHLQSCCLLPLEDLLYAPPLLHVNIMSFVAELLEWFEIKKPDFVRPVEAIDLTDISGLVFCTSPVSGNSNSGSPLFVFKQPFVTVASPVTQENKSWTKKQISRPLSAVTFSIPFGLDSDVDVVMGNPIDSVFRSVSTDSLAAGIPVTAPPRVPYAHPEDLSHLVSASAPPRRSSWGPFTQTAPSGALPAVEEAVQMTPGGKERKKEGSAARPEPRLCPEGAPSGFFLHSPFEDNPQLSSSAPCRSGVIYRPVGGGASGGGERKERSSRATDTSRDDDSVLRDGSVDSSEASDEAPKNAPGNMRPSKSHRGHDSVGNSPRLTSFAERREIRRRNPVASGEDFVTTPGTPGTPCTPAGTPCVKGPEPGSEAWELGARLEEKRKSMEAQKRRIEAIFARHRQRLGKTALLKMKRERGEGGGDATEEEEDHLSLEERLSQMEAQLKKEEEAEKEEDKEKDKASLSKPPRLEKQVTFSLDGKKGQEKETGGDVLVEYNEIVQKLSQALQSLQKDMHKLTEQQQQLLGNQRPRSSQKVPPKSKAKGKPKSVAQTPPTTPAKTPPRTPTKNPSASPSKAWMIPTVSKSSVLSPSRRTHLSSASTSPKTMVSSSCPAPRTKIHISPAARSPKHQPRTQPHPRPSELKFPPLNRVLTPTHTVDTLPHLRRVSPSKCQVQTSSSFRIGGFGTPREVPQPAVQTEDSTSDTASSETPTQFSLELEQDDVEASAVPTTPPPRVTSGSSSGAPSECSFESETMSISVAYSAAGVPERPQGPIEEEIASLGGSEGGPDENQDFSSDSMSEPLTRIGSDIAEQADSAPEGENLSDQQTESSEGPAKSDIVEPLEERNELETRGGIGFFFTDFVDNEVEMAQRKALLLERQQKRAEDLKKKRQEQDREKRWESDGKTSSLSNSPRVGYAPSSPTPPATPARWGDFTRMEHARRQQLRLFDDLDKVLRRKSPNQSRSPVRKTRARPRSVTREETKLSLSPAKKATGPKMTKSHSSLNLAATEVPETKDGETKIQSRPASPAGCLTPSRLARQNGDLETGSTGTSPVPEYTGPKLFKEPSFKSNKFIIHNALSRCCLAGKVNESQKNKIVEELEKSPAKHFLILFRDASCQFRGVYTANPESTELVRLTGVGPKTVNSSQVESMYKYSSDRKQFSAIPSKTLGMSVDAFTIPGNLWHGGSMAAAMATAGGGASRRASVAKKGLSK, from the exons atgaatgaatatatgattgtttttcttccatACTCCATTGTATCGTGCCTATGTCATCTTGCGATGGAGAGGGGGCGCTATTTCCAAAACTGTATTGATGATGGTCCTTGTTTCCATCAGCAGACCCTCCCTCTTTTTCCCTCCGTCTCAATTCATCTAGCCCTgcctgcctccctccctccctccttacaTCCTCCCACcctttttctcctcctcctccttcttctcctcctcctccttgttCCTATAGCGGTGCTCTTCCGCGCGCCCCTCAGCGCGGCGGCTATGGTGGACTCCGGGCCCGGCGACGCCTCGACGGCGGCGGTGGAGATCCCCCCGCTCGAGCGCTGCGACTTCCAGCGGGCCAAGATCCGCGCTAGCCTGCGTTGGCTGCTCTGCAAGGCTTACGGGGGTGCAG AAAACGTGCCGTCCGAGTTGCGCGAGCCCCTCGGCAAGGACCAGCACGATCAGGAACGCCTCAAGCCGGCGGTGGTCCGGCTCCTGGTCTCGGCGGAGATCTACTCCCGAGCCGCGGGCGTGCTCCTGCGGGCCCGCGGGGCGCCCGCCACGGCCCCCTCCGACGGCTGCTCcctgttgcagttcctgaccaAGAAAGGCGTGGCCCCGCAGGTCCACGACGTCGACGTTGGCGAGGACGACCTGGCCCGCGCCCCCGTCGACATG AAAGCCCACCTGGCCGTGATGGACTCCCTGATGTCGCTGGCCGCCGGGGAGATCGTGGACCGCGTGGAAATGGCCGCCGAGGCCGGGCAGATGGGCGCGGGGGCGCCGTGGGAGAACGCGCTGCTCTTCTGGGTCAACAGG TTGAACCAGAAGTTGAGAGAAAGCACGGAGGAAGAAGAGTCGCCGCCACGGGCGCCGAGCGCCGACCCGCAGCCCTGCCAGGAAACG GGGCCGCCCACGCGCTGGTACTGGAAGCTGGTCCCC CATGCTATCGCTTTTTGTTTGAAGGAGTCGGGGAACAAACCTGCAGTG ATCCGCTACAGGAAGGACAAAGTGCAGTCCAAACTGACCCCCACCTTCCCTTTGGTGACCGCCGTCAAAGATCTCTCTAATGGTTGCGCCCTGGCCGCCGTGATGCACTTCTACTGCCCCTCCGTTCTGGCTCTCGAGG ATGTTTGTCTGAAGGACACCATGTCCGTGGCTGATAGTCTTTATAATTTGCAGCTGATTCAAGAGTTTTGTGAGAATCATTTGCAGAGTTGCTGCCTTCTCCCGCTAGAGGACCTTCTTTACGCGCCGCCACTTTTACAC GTCAACATCATGAGCTTTGTAGCAGAATTGCTAGAATGGTTCGAGATCAAGAAGCCGGATTTCGTGCGACCGGTAGAAGCCATCGACCTCACAG ACATCTCAGGTTTAGTGTTCTGTACCAGTCCTGTCAGCGGGAACAGTAACAG CGGTTCTCCTTTGTTCGTCTTCAAACAACCTTTTGTGACCGTCGCCTCGCCTGTAACGCAAg AAAACAAAAGCTGGACAAAGAAACAAATCAG TCGTCCTCTGTCCGCAGTGACTTTCAGCATCCCATTTGGGCTGGACAGTGATGTTGATGTTGTCATGGGCAACCCAATAGATTCTGTCTTTCGCTCTGTCAGCACGGACAGCCTGGCCGCCGGCATCCCCGTGACCGCCCCGCCCCGGGTTCCGTACGCCCACCCCGAGGACCTCAGCCACCTGGTCAGCGCCTCGGCGCCGCCCCGGCGCTCTTCCTGGGGACCTTTTACGCAAACGGCGCCCTCTGGAGCGCTGCCCGCCGTCGAGGAGGCGGTGCAAATGACTCCCGGCGGCAAGGAACGCAAGAAAGAAGGTTCGGCGGCGAGGCCGGAGCCCAGGTTGTGTCCCGAAGGAGCGCCGTCTGGGTTCTTCCTTCACTCTCCGTTTGAGGACAATCCTCAGCTCAGTAGCTCCGCCCCCTGCCGCTCGGGAGTCATTTATCGGCCCGTGGGCGGAGGGGCGAGCGGCGGAGGGGAGAGGAAGGAGAGGTCGTCACGGGCGACGGATACGTCACGTGACGACGACTCGGTCTTGCGAGACGGCAGCGTCGACTCGTCAGAGGCGTCCGACGAAGCCCCCAAGAACGCCCCCGGCAACATGCGACCCAGTAAGAGTCATCGGGGACACGACAGCGTCGGCAACAGTCCACGCCTGACCAGCTTCGCCGAGCGACGGGAAATCAGGAGACGGAATCCCGTGGCTTCCGGGGAGGACTTCGTCACCACCCCGGGAACGCCGGGGACGCCGTGCACCCCGGCGGGGACCCCCTGCGTCAAAGGTCCGGAGCCGGGTTCCGAGGCCTGGGAGCTGGGGGCTCGTCTGGAGGAGAAACGGAAAAGCATGGAGGCGCAAAAGAGACGAATCGAGGCCATCTTCGCCAGGCACCGACAGCGGCTGGGAAAAACGGCGCTGCTAAAAATGAAACGGGAGCGAGGAGAAGGCGGGGGAGACGccacggaggaggaggaggaccacCTCTCTCTGGAGGAGCGCCTGAGTCAAATGGAGGCGcagctgaaaaaggaagaagagGCGGAAAAGGAGGAGGACAAGGAGAAAGACAAAGCTTCGCTCTCGAAGCCACCCCGGCTGGAGAAGCAGGTCACGTTTTCCCTCGACGGCAAGAAAGGACAAGAGAAGGAAACGGGAGGCGACGTCCTGGTGGAGTATAACGAAATTGTCCAGAAACTGAGTCAAGCCTTGCAGTCCCTGCAGAAGGACATGCACAAGTTAACGGAACAGCAGCAGCAACTTCTGGGCAACCAAAGACCCAGAAGCTCCcaaaaagtccccccaaaaTCCAAAGCTAAGGGCAAGCCAAAGTCCGTTGCCCAGACTCCTCCCACCACCCCCGCCAAGACGCCTCCAAGAACCCCGACCAAGAATCCCAGCGCCAGCCCCAGCAAGGCCTGGATGATCCCAACGGTTTCCAAAAGCTCAGTTTTGTCGCCGTCCCGACGGACCCACTTGTCCTCCGCGTCGACGTCTCCCAAAACGATGGTCTCCTCCTCCTGCCCCGCCCCTCGCACCAAGATCCACATCTCGCCCGCCGCCCGCAGTCCCAAACACCAACCCCGGACGCAACCTCACCCACGACCCTCCGAGCTGAAGTTCCCCCCTCTCAATCGGGTTTTGACCCCAACTCACACGGTGGACACCCTCCCCCACTTGCGACGGGTCTCGCCCAGCAAGTGTCAAGTCCAGACCTCGTCGTCCTTTCGCATCGGTGGATTTGGAACTCCCCGGGAAGTTCCTCAACCGGCGGTCCAGACCGAAGACAGCACCTCGGACACGGCGTCCAGCGAGACGCCCACGCAGTTCAGCCTGGAACTCGAGCAAGACGACGTCGAGGCTTCCGCGGTGCCCACGACGCCTCCCCCGAGAGTCACCAGCGGCAGCAGCTCCGGCGCCCCTTCCGAATGCTCTTTCGAAAGCGAGACCATGTCCATTTCGGTCGCGTACAGCGCCGCCGGAGTTCCAGAGAGGCCCCAAGGTCCCATCGAGGAGGAGATCGCCTCCCTCGGAGGATCCGAAGGAGGTCCCGATGAGAATCAGGACTTTTCTTCCGACTCCATGAGCGAGCCGTTGACAAGAATCGGTTCCGACATCGCCGAGCAGGCGGACTCGGCCCCGGAGGGCGAGAACCTTTCGGACCAGCAGACGGAATCCAGCGAAGGCCCGGCCAAGTCGGACATCGTGGAACCGCTGGAAGAACGCAACGAGCTCGAAACCAGAGGCGGGATCGGATTCTTCTTCACG GATTTCGTGGATAACGAAGTGGAGATGGCCCAGCGGAAAGCTTTGCTTTTGGAGAGACAGCAAAAACGAGCCGAGGACCTCAAGAAGAAGCGACAAGAACAGGATCGTGAAAAAAG ATGGGAATCAGATGGGAAGACTTCCTCTCTCTCCAACTCGCCTCGCGTGGGATACGCCCCCTCGTCTCCGACGCCTCCCGCCACTCCGGCCCGATGGGGAGATTTCACCAGAATGGAACACGCCCGCCGGCAGCAGCTCCGGCTGTTTGACGACCTGGACAAGGTCCTGCGGCGGAAATCCCCCAACCAGAGTCGATCGCCAGTTCGGAAGACCCGGGCCCGGCCTCGAAGCGTCACCAGGGAAGAAACCAAACTCTCGTTGAGTCCTGCCAAGAAAGCCacag GCCCGAAAATGACCAAGTCTCATTCTTCGCTGAACCTGGCCGCTACAGAAGTTCCTGAAACCAAAGACGGGGAGACGAAAATCCAAAG CCGACCGGCTTCGCCCGCCGGTTGCTTGACGCCAAGCCGACTTGCCAGGCAGAACGGAGACTTGGAAACGGGTTCCACTGGAACCTCACCTGTGCCAGAATACACAG GTCCGAAACTCTTCAAGGAACCCAGTTTCAAGTCCAACAAGTTCATCATCCACAACGCTCTTTCCCGTTGCTGTTTGGCCGGGAAGGTCAACGAATCCCAGAAGAACAAGATCGTGGAG GAGCTGGAAAAGAGCCCGGCCAAGCACTTTCTCATTCTCTTCCGGGACGCCAGCTGCCAGTTCCGAGGCGTCTACACGGCCAACCCGGAATCCACGGAGCTGGTGCGCTTGACCGGCGTGGGCCCCAAGACCGTAAACTCGTCCCAGGTGGAGTCCATGTACAAGTACAGCTCGGACCGGAAGCAGTTCAGTGCCATCCCCTCCAAGACCTTGGGCATGAGCGTGGACGCCTTCACCATCCCCGGAAACCTGTGGCACGGTGGGTCGATGGCGGCGGCGATGGCGACGGCGGGGGGCGGAGCCAGCAGAAGGGCGAGCGTTGCCAAGAAAGGACTTTCCAAGTGA
- the LOC144077004 gene encoding calmodulin-regulated spectrin-associated protein 3-like isoform X3, translating into MNEYMIVFLPYSIVSCLCHLAMERGRYFQNCIDDGPCFHQQTLPLFPSVSIHLALPASLPPSLHPPTLFLLLLLLLLLLLVPIAVLFRAPLSAAAMVDSGPGDASTAAVEIPPLERCDFQRAKIRASLRWLLCKAYGGAENVPSELREPLGKDQHDQERLKPAVVRLLVSAEIYSRAAGVLLRARGAPATAPSDGCSLLQFLTKKGVAPQVHDVDVGEDDLARAPVDMKAHLAVMDSLMSLAAGEIVDRVEMAAEAGQMGAGAPWENALLFWVNRLNQKLRESTEEEESPPRAPSADPQPCQETGPPTRWYWKLVPHAIAFCLKESGNKPAVIRYRKDKVQSKLTPTFPLVTAVKDLSNGCALAAVMHFYCPSVLALEDVCLKDTMSVADSLYNLQLIQEFCENHLQSCCLLPLEDLLYAPPLLHVNIMSFVAELLEWFEIKKPDFVRPVEAIDLTDISGLVFCTSPVSGNSNSGSPLFVFKQPFVTVASPVTQENKSWTKKQISTDSLAAGIPVTAPPRVPYAHPEDLSHLVSASAPPRRSSWGPFTQTAPSGALPAVEEAVQMTPGGKERKKEGSAARPEPRLCPEGAPSGFFLHSPFEDNPQLSSSAPCRSGVIYRPVGGGASGGGERKERSSRATDTSRDDDSVLRDGSVDSSEASDEAPKNAPGNMRPSKSHRGHDSVGNSPRLTSFAERREIRRRNPVASGEDFVTTPGTPGTPCTPAGTPCVKGPEPGSEAWELGARLEEKRKSMEAQKRRIEAIFARHRQRLGKTALLKMKRERGEGGGDATEEEEDHLSLEERLSQMEAQLKKEEEAEKEEDKEKDKASLSKPPRLEKQVTFSLDGKKGQEKETGGDVLVEYNEIVQKLSQALQSLQKDMHKLTEQQQQLLGNQRPRSSQKVPPKSKAKGKPKSVAQTPPTTPAKTPPRTPTKNPSASPSKAWMIPTVSKSSVLSPSRRTHLSSASTSPKTMVSSSCPAPRTKIHISPAARSPKHQPRTQPHPRPSELKFPPLNRVLTPTHTVDTLPHLRRVSPSKCQVQTSSSFRIGGFGTPREVPQPAVQTEDSTSDTASSETPTQFSLELEQDDVEASAVPTTPPPRVTSGSSSGAPSECSFESETMSISVAYSAAGVPERPQGPIEEEIASLGGSEGGPDENQDFSSDSMSEPLTRIGSDIAEQADSAPEGENLSDQQTESSEGPAKSDIVEPLEERNELETRGGIGFFFTDFVDNEVEMAQRKALLLERQQKRAEDLKKKRQEQDREKRWESDGKTSSLSNSPRVGYAPSSPTPPATPARWGDFTRMEHARRQQLRLFDDLDKVLRRKSPNQSRSPVRKTRARPRSVTREETKLSLSPAKKATGPKMTKSHSSLNLAATEVPETKDGETKIQSRPASPAGCLTPSRLARQNGDLETGSTGTSPVPEYTGPKLFKEPSFKSNKFIIHNALSRCCLAGKVNESQKNKIVEELEKSPAKHFLILFRDASCQFRGVYTANPESTELVRLTGVGPKTVNSSQVESMYKYSSDRKQFSAIPSKTLGMSVDAFTIPGNLWHGGSMAAAMATAGGGASRRASVAKKGLSK; encoded by the exons atgaatgaatatatgattgtttttcttccatACTCCATTGTATCGTGCCTATGTCATCTTGCGATGGAGAGGGGGCGCTATTTCCAAAACTGTATTGATGATGGTCCTTGTTTCCATCAGCAGACCCTCCCTCTTTTTCCCTCCGTCTCAATTCATCTAGCCCTgcctgcctccctccctccctccttacaTCCTCCCACcctttttctcctcctcctccttcttctcctcctcctccttgttCCTATAGCGGTGCTCTTCCGCGCGCCCCTCAGCGCGGCGGCTATGGTGGACTCCGGGCCCGGCGACGCCTCGACGGCGGCGGTGGAGATCCCCCCGCTCGAGCGCTGCGACTTCCAGCGGGCCAAGATCCGCGCTAGCCTGCGTTGGCTGCTCTGCAAGGCTTACGGGGGTGCAG AAAACGTGCCGTCCGAGTTGCGCGAGCCCCTCGGCAAGGACCAGCACGATCAGGAACGCCTCAAGCCGGCGGTGGTCCGGCTCCTGGTCTCGGCGGAGATCTACTCCCGAGCCGCGGGCGTGCTCCTGCGGGCCCGCGGGGCGCCCGCCACGGCCCCCTCCGACGGCTGCTCcctgttgcagttcctgaccaAGAAAGGCGTGGCCCCGCAGGTCCACGACGTCGACGTTGGCGAGGACGACCTGGCCCGCGCCCCCGTCGACATG AAAGCCCACCTGGCCGTGATGGACTCCCTGATGTCGCTGGCCGCCGGGGAGATCGTGGACCGCGTGGAAATGGCCGCCGAGGCCGGGCAGATGGGCGCGGGGGCGCCGTGGGAGAACGCGCTGCTCTTCTGGGTCAACAGG TTGAACCAGAAGTTGAGAGAAAGCACGGAGGAAGAAGAGTCGCCGCCACGGGCGCCGAGCGCCGACCCGCAGCCCTGCCAGGAAACG GGGCCGCCCACGCGCTGGTACTGGAAGCTGGTCCCC CATGCTATCGCTTTTTGTTTGAAGGAGTCGGGGAACAAACCTGCAGTG ATCCGCTACAGGAAGGACAAAGTGCAGTCCAAACTGACCCCCACCTTCCCTTTGGTGACCGCCGTCAAAGATCTCTCTAATGGTTGCGCCCTGGCCGCCGTGATGCACTTCTACTGCCCCTCCGTTCTGGCTCTCGAGG ATGTTTGTCTGAAGGACACCATGTCCGTGGCTGATAGTCTTTATAATTTGCAGCTGATTCAAGAGTTTTGTGAGAATCATTTGCAGAGTTGCTGCCTTCTCCCGCTAGAGGACCTTCTTTACGCGCCGCCACTTTTACAC GTCAACATCATGAGCTTTGTAGCAGAATTGCTAGAATGGTTCGAGATCAAGAAGCCGGATTTCGTGCGACCGGTAGAAGCCATCGACCTCACAG ACATCTCAGGTTTAGTGTTCTGTACCAGTCCTGTCAGCGGGAACAGTAACAG CGGTTCTCCTTTGTTCGTCTTCAAACAACCTTTTGTGACCGTCGCCTCGCCTGTAACGCAAg AAAACAAAAGCTGGACAAAGAAACAAATCAG CACGGACAGCCTGGCCGCCGGCATCCCCGTGACCGCCCCGCCCCGGGTTCCGTACGCCCACCCCGAGGACCTCAGCCACCTGGTCAGCGCCTCGGCGCCGCCCCGGCGCTCTTCCTGGGGACCTTTTACGCAAACGGCGCCCTCTGGAGCGCTGCCCGCCGTCGAGGAGGCGGTGCAAATGACTCCCGGCGGCAAGGAACGCAAGAAAGAAGGTTCGGCGGCGAGGCCGGAGCCCAGGTTGTGTCCCGAAGGAGCGCCGTCTGGGTTCTTCCTTCACTCTCCGTTTGAGGACAATCCTCAGCTCAGTAGCTCCGCCCCCTGCCGCTCGGGAGTCATTTATCGGCCCGTGGGCGGAGGGGCGAGCGGCGGAGGGGAGAGGAAGGAGAGGTCGTCACGGGCGACGGATACGTCACGTGACGACGACTCGGTCTTGCGAGACGGCAGCGTCGACTCGTCAGAGGCGTCCGACGAAGCCCCCAAGAACGCCCCCGGCAACATGCGACCCAGTAAGAGTCATCGGGGACACGACAGCGTCGGCAACAGTCCACGCCTGACCAGCTTCGCCGAGCGACGGGAAATCAGGAGACGGAATCCCGTGGCTTCCGGGGAGGACTTCGTCACCACCCCGGGAACGCCGGGGACGCCGTGCACCCCGGCGGGGACCCCCTGCGTCAAAGGTCCGGAGCCGGGTTCCGAGGCCTGGGAGCTGGGGGCTCGTCTGGAGGAGAAACGGAAAAGCATGGAGGCGCAAAAGAGACGAATCGAGGCCATCTTCGCCAGGCACCGACAGCGGCTGGGAAAAACGGCGCTGCTAAAAATGAAACGGGAGCGAGGAGAAGGCGGGGGAGACGccacggaggaggaggaggaccacCTCTCTCTGGAGGAGCGCCTGAGTCAAATGGAGGCGcagctgaaaaaggaagaagagGCGGAAAAGGAGGAGGACAAGGAGAAAGACAAAGCTTCGCTCTCGAAGCCACCCCGGCTGGAGAAGCAGGTCACGTTTTCCCTCGACGGCAAGAAAGGACAAGAGAAGGAAACGGGAGGCGACGTCCTGGTGGAGTATAACGAAATTGTCCAGAAACTGAGTCAAGCCTTGCAGTCCCTGCAGAAGGACATGCACAAGTTAACGGAACAGCAGCAGCAACTTCTGGGCAACCAAAGACCCAGAAGCTCCcaaaaagtccccccaaaaTCCAAAGCTAAGGGCAAGCCAAAGTCCGTTGCCCAGACTCCTCCCACCACCCCCGCCAAGACGCCTCCAAGAACCCCGACCAAGAATCCCAGCGCCAGCCCCAGCAAGGCCTGGATGATCCCAACGGTTTCCAAAAGCTCAGTTTTGTCGCCGTCCCGACGGACCCACTTGTCCTCCGCGTCGACGTCTCCCAAAACGATGGTCTCCTCCTCCTGCCCCGCCCCTCGCACCAAGATCCACATCTCGCCCGCCGCCCGCAGTCCCAAACACCAACCCCGGACGCAACCTCACCCACGACCCTCCGAGCTGAAGTTCCCCCCTCTCAATCGGGTTTTGACCCCAACTCACACGGTGGACACCCTCCCCCACTTGCGACGGGTCTCGCCCAGCAAGTGTCAAGTCCAGACCTCGTCGTCCTTTCGCATCGGTGGATTTGGAACTCCCCGGGAAGTTCCTCAACCGGCGGTCCAGACCGAAGACAGCACCTCGGACACGGCGTCCAGCGAGACGCCCACGCAGTTCAGCCTGGAACTCGAGCAAGACGACGTCGAGGCTTCCGCGGTGCCCACGACGCCTCCCCCGAGAGTCACCAGCGGCAGCAGCTCCGGCGCCCCTTCCGAATGCTCTTTCGAAAGCGAGACCATGTCCATTTCGGTCGCGTACAGCGCCGCCGGAGTTCCAGAGAGGCCCCAAGGTCCCATCGAGGAGGAGATCGCCTCCCTCGGAGGATCCGAAGGAGGTCCCGATGAGAATCAGGACTTTTCTTCCGACTCCATGAGCGAGCCGTTGACAAGAATCGGTTCCGACATCGCCGAGCAGGCGGACTCGGCCCCGGAGGGCGAGAACCTTTCGGACCAGCAGACGGAATCCAGCGAAGGCCCGGCCAAGTCGGACATCGTGGAACCGCTGGAAGAACGCAACGAGCTCGAAACCAGAGGCGGGATCGGATTCTTCTTCACG GATTTCGTGGATAACGAAGTGGAGATGGCCCAGCGGAAAGCTTTGCTTTTGGAGAGACAGCAAAAACGAGCCGAGGACCTCAAGAAGAAGCGACAAGAACAGGATCGTGAAAAAAG ATGGGAATCAGATGGGAAGACTTCCTCTCTCTCCAACTCGCCTCGCGTGGGATACGCCCCCTCGTCTCCGACGCCTCCCGCCACTCCGGCCCGATGGGGAGATTTCACCAGAATGGAACACGCCCGCCGGCAGCAGCTCCGGCTGTTTGACGACCTGGACAAGGTCCTGCGGCGGAAATCCCCCAACCAGAGTCGATCGCCAGTTCGGAAGACCCGGGCCCGGCCTCGAAGCGTCACCAGGGAAGAAACCAAACTCTCGTTGAGTCCTGCCAAGAAAGCCacag GCCCGAAAATGACCAAGTCTCATTCTTCGCTGAACCTGGCCGCTACAGAAGTTCCTGAAACCAAAGACGGGGAGACGAAAATCCAAAG CCGACCGGCTTCGCCCGCCGGTTGCTTGACGCCAAGCCGACTTGCCAGGCAGAACGGAGACTTGGAAACGGGTTCCACTGGAACCTCACCTGTGCCAGAATACACAG GTCCGAAACTCTTCAAGGAACCCAGTTTCAAGTCCAACAAGTTCATCATCCACAACGCTCTTTCCCGTTGCTGTTTGGCCGGGAAGGTCAACGAATCCCAGAAGAACAAGATCGTGGAG GAGCTGGAAAAGAGCCCGGCCAAGCACTTTCTCATTCTCTTCCGGGACGCCAGCTGCCAGTTCCGAGGCGTCTACACGGCCAACCCGGAATCCACGGAGCTGGTGCGCTTGACCGGCGTGGGCCCCAAGACCGTAAACTCGTCCCAGGTGGAGTCCATGTACAAGTACAGCTCGGACCGGAAGCAGTTCAGTGCCATCCCCTCCAAGACCTTGGGCATGAGCGTGGACGCCTTCACCATCCCCGGAAACCTGTGGCACGGTGGGTCGATGGCGGCGGCGATGGCGACGGCGGGGGGCGGAGCCAGCAGAAGGGCGAGCGTTGCCAAGAAAGGACTTTCCAAGTGA